Proteins found in one Streptomyces sp. NBC_00461 genomic segment:
- a CDS encoding LysR family transcriptional regulator, with product MELRQLTYFVTVAEELHFGRAAERLHIVQSAVSMQIQRLERELGAGLFDRTPRRVRLTAAGERLLPEARAVLAAADRARAAVAPPPGLRIGTSTGLGTHLDRVLAAFARRAPDVPVELFSLPAAERLARVAGGQLDAAFVRAVEPVPGVRVLPLWPDPLVAALPATHPLAGRAEIGVGELAGLPLSLTERRNNPALVDLVVGACQEAGFEPLPGPAGGSLQDTLASIGTRPLWTVVYASHARVLHSPRVAFVPFRAPGLALSTGLAVPRATPPPHLDTLLLACGDHES from the coding sequence ATGGAACTGCGGCAGCTCACCTACTTCGTCACGGTCGCCGAGGAGCTGCACTTCGGCCGGGCGGCCGAGCGGCTGCACATCGTGCAGTCCGCGGTGAGCATGCAGATACAGCGGTTGGAACGGGAGCTGGGCGCCGGACTGTTCGACCGCACACCGCGCCGGGTGCGGCTCACGGCGGCGGGGGAGCGGCTGCTGCCCGAGGCGCGGGCGGTGCTGGCCGCGGCCGACCGGGCGCGGGCCGCCGTCGCCCCGCCGCCCGGCCTCCGCATCGGCACCAGTACGGGACTCGGCACGCATCTCGACCGCGTGCTCGCCGCGTTCGCCCGCCGCGCGCCGGACGTGCCCGTCGAACTGTTCTCGCTCCCGGCGGCCGAACGGCTGGCCCGGGTCGCGGGCGGGCAACTGGACGCCGCGTTCGTACGGGCCGTGGAGCCGGTGCCGGGTGTGCGGGTGCTGCCGCTGTGGCCCGACCCCCTGGTCGCCGCCCTGCCCGCCACGCATCCGCTCGCCGGTCGCGCGGAGATCGGCGTCGGGGAACTGGCCGGGCTGCCCCTGAGCCTCACCGAGCGCCGCAACAATCCCGCCCTCGTCGACCTGGTCGTCGGCGCCTGTCAGGAGGCCGGGTTCGAGCCGCTGCCCGGACCGGCGGGCGGCTCCCTCCAGGACACCCTCGCCAGCATCGGCACGCGACCGCTGTGGACGGTCGTCTACGCGTCCCACGCGCGCGTACTGCACAGCCCCCGCGTCGCCTTCGTACCTTTCCGCGCGCCGGGACTCGCCCTGTCGACGGGCCTCGCCGTGCCTCGCGCGACCCCGCCCCCGCACCTGGACACCCTGCTGCTGGCCTGTGGCGATCACGAGAGCTGA
- the dmpI gene encoding 4-oxalocrotonate tautomerase DmpI, translating to MPIVTIQQGPRDTELKRDLVKRVTDAFVDAYKIPAETVQVWIHEVPTDSWGAAGKLTADK from the coding sequence ATGCCGATCGTCACCATCCAGCAGGGCCCCCGCGACACCGAGCTCAAGCGGGACCTCGTCAAGCGCGTCACGGACGCCTTCGTCGACGCGTACAAGATCCCGGCCGAGACCGTGCAGGTGTGGATCCACGAGGTGCCGACGGACAGCTGGGGAGCGGCCGGGAAGCTCACGGCCGACAAGTAG
- a CDS encoding S1 family peptidase, translating to MFGPTRVRKTAAVVTSAAAAAATVLLGAPSAAAAPQPIVGGTTTTTTTYPFVMQITDASQNQFCGGTLVSATKVVTAAHCMAGESTSSVRVVGGRTYLNGTNGTVSKVSKIWVNPDYTDATNGDDVAVLTLSTAMPYTKASYVSSADTSVYAAGATARILGWGTTSENGSSSNQLRTATVPIVADSSCKSSYGSDFVQTDMVCAGYSTGGTDTCQGDSGGPLLIGGVLAGITSWGEGCAEAGYPGVYTRLTTFSNLVTAQITS from the coding sequence ATGTTCGGGCCAACCCGTGTCAGAAAGACCGCCGCAGTAGTCACGTCGGCCGCCGCAGCGGCCGCCACCGTACTGCTCGGCGCGCCTTCCGCGGCTGCCGCGCCCCAGCCCATCGTGGGCGGCACTACCACCACCACGACGACCTACCCCTTCGTCATGCAGATCACGGACGCCTCGCAGAACCAGTTCTGCGGCGGCACCCTCGTCTCGGCCACCAAGGTGGTCACGGCCGCGCACTGCATGGCCGGCGAGAGCACCAGCAGCGTCCGGGTCGTCGGCGGCCGCACCTATCTGAACGGCACGAACGGGACCGTCAGCAAGGTCAGCAAGATCTGGGTCAACCCGGACTACACGGATGCCACCAACGGCGACGACGTGGCCGTCCTGACGCTGTCGACGGCGATGCCTTACACGAAGGCGTCGTACGTCTCGTCCGCGGACACCTCGGTGTACGCGGCCGGCGCCACCGCCCGCATCCTCGGATGGGGCACCACCTCGGAGAACGGCAGCTCCTCCAACCAGCTGCGGACCGCGACCGTACCGATCGTGGCCGACTCCAGCTGCAAGAGCTCCTACGGTTCGGACTTCGTCCAGACCGACATGGTTTGCGCCGGATACTCAACCGGCGGCACAGACACCTGCCAGGGCGACAGCGGCGGTCCCCTGCTCATCGGGGGCGTCCTGGCAGGGATCACTTCTTGGGGCGAGGGCTGCGCGGAGGCGGGTTACCCGGGTGTGTACACCCGGCTGACCACGTTCTCGAACCTGGTGACCGCGCAGATCACCTCGTGA
- a CDS encoding helix-turn-helix transcriptional regulator — translation MTVRRDFKEPARCRPDLVIGRAELLSAAREQLARGGSVLLHGPAGIGKSTALRALASEYGTAAHTVLRCSATESESHLPFLALADLLGLVVDEVSDKLPAAQRTALESALTGRGESTLQRDGLALRLAVLSALRALAAEAPVLVVADDLQWLDPASAELLGFAARRLGDTRVQLLCAVRTEGQEYDRHLSASPPDTLAVRLGALSRAQVSTLLDHRGYTGLPRSTVREIHRTSGGNPLFALELGRALAENPTPPRPGEPLPVPTSLRALVLNRLGMLSDEARRTLLVASAGARPTLALLRAAGRDNAEAETAQAAELGLLATEPEGPAVRFAHPLISAALYAEAPAQERRAAHAALSTAASDPIERARHLALATTGTDPEAAARLAEAAALARDRGAPSVAASLGLLAARHTPADGEPGPDERRLQAAEDAITAGEVDLARDIAREVLTRATTPADRVRAWMVVIEAAGQALGDVDTVYPQALADAGDDPRLLALVHYQLAWRSLVVDGDFAEGRQEAAHAAELAARGGDRRTELLSLAFQAQTETLMGHPDAPATIKRALKEPQDPQVACHHNGPGATRYRWLIMSDQLPEARSTVNALLREVRRRGMVESEVHFVRLLAETELRSGHCGRALDLARESMRLARDSGIGEMPSAVLASIAEASGGDVERALTLGREAVELAEQAGDQMYTSRGLTALGHAQLVAGDAEGAVHSLRRVRELEHGLGITDPARGRWHGDLAEALVRIGALDEARQLLDVAREQALRLDRESVLAVLDRAEALMRAARGEHEAALAQLTSVQDRLAKLGYALEEARAAFALASLRTDRAGPASYDEAARLFRRCRALPWVRQVEAAAVARRVEPISPPAASEGLEGLAAMERQVAALVMEGATNREIAARLFISVKTVEATLTRVYRKLGIRSRVDIVRLAAQRRAK, via the coding sequence GTGACCGTGCGACGGGACTTCAAGGAGCCTGCCAGATGCCGCCCCGACCTGGTCATCGGCCGGGCGGAGCTGCTCAGCGCGGCGCGTGAGCAACTCGCCCGCGGCGGCAGCGTGCTGCTCCACGGCCCCGCCGGAATAGGAAAGTCGACCGCTCTGCGGGCATTGGCATCCGAATACGGGACAGCGGCGCACACGGTGTTGCGCTGCTCGGCGACCGAGTCCGAATCCCATCTTCCGTTCCTGGCCCTCGCCGACCTGCTGGGCCTGGTCGTGGACGAGGTGTCCGACAAGCTGCCCGCCGCCCAGCGCACGGCACTGGAGTCGGCGCTCACCGGCCGCGGCGAGTCCACGCTCCAGCGCGACGGCCTCGCCCTGCGGCTCGCCGTCCTGTCGGCGCTGCGCGCCCTCGCCGCCGAGGCGCCCGTCCTCGTCGTGGCGGACGACCTGCAGTGGCTGGACCCGGCGAGCGCGGAGCTCCTCGGCTTCGCCGCCCGCCGCCTCGGCGACACCCGGGTGCAACTGCTGTGCGCGGTACGCACGGAGGGTCAGGAGTACGACCGTCACCTGAGCGCGTCGCCGCCCGACACCCTCGCCGTGCGGCTCGGCGCGCTCTCCCGCGCCCAGGTGTCCACGCTGCTCGACCACCGCGGCTACACCGGTCTGCCGCGTTCCACGGTCCGGGAGATCCACCGCACCAGCGGCGGCAATCCGCTCTTCGCGCTCGAACTGGGCCGCGCCCTTGCCGAGAATCCGACCCCGCCGAGGCCGGGCGAGCCGCTGCCGGTGCCCACCTCGCTGCGCGCCCTCGTCCTGAACCGCCTCGGGATGCTCTCCGACGAGGCCCGCCGCACCCTCCTGGTGGCCAGCGCGGGCGCCCGCCCCACGCTGGCCCTGCTGCGCGCGGCCGGCCGGGACAACGCCGAGGCGGAGACCGCCCAGGCGGCCGAGCTCGGGCTGCTGGCCACCGAGCCGGAAGGTCCCGCCGTACGGTTCGCCCATCCGCTGATCTCGGCCGCGCTGTACGCGGAGGCGCCCGCGCAGGAGCGGCGGGCCGCGCACGCCGCGCTGTCCACGGCGGCCTCCGACCCGATCGAGCGCGCCCGCCATCTCGCCCTCGCGACCACCGGCACCGACCCGGAGGCCGCGGCCCGCCTCGCCGAGGCCGCCGCCCTGGCCCGGGACCGCGGGGCGCCCTCGGTGGCCGCGTCGCTCGGGCTGCTCGCCGCCCGGCACACCCCCGCCGACGGCGAACCGGGCCCGGACGAGCGCCGGCTGCAGGCGGCCGAGGACGCGATCACCGCGGGCGAGGTGGACCTCGCCCGGGACATCGCCCGCGAGGTACTGACCCGGGCCACCACGCCCGCGGACCGGGTGCGGGCCTGGATGGTGGTGATCGAGGCGGCCGGGCAGGCCCTCGGCGACGTCGACACCGTCTACCCGCAGGCGCTGGCCGACGCCGGCGACGACCCGCGGCTGCTCGCCCTGGTCCACTACCAGCTGGCCTGGCGCAGCCTCGTCGTGGACGGCGACTTCGCGGAGGGCCGGCAGGAGGCCGCGCACGCGGCGGAGCTGGCCGCCCGGGGCGGTGACCGCCGCACCGAACTCCTCTCGCTGGCGTTCCAGGCGCAGACCGAGACCCTGATGGGCCATCCGGACGCCCCCGCGACCATCAAGCGTGCCCTGAAGGAGCCTCAGGACCCACAGGTGGCGTGCCACCACAACGGCCCGGGCGCGACCCGCTACCGCTGGCTGATCATGAGCGACCAGCTGCCCGAGGCCCGCAGCACCGTCAACGCGCTGCTGCGCGAGGTGCGCCGGCGCGGCATGGTCGAGAGCGAGGTGCACTTCGTGCGTCTGCTCGCCGAGACCGAACTGCGCTCCGGGCACTGCGGCCGCGCCCTCGACCTCGCCCGCGAGAGCATGCGGCTGGCCCGTGACTCCGGGATCGGCGAGATGCCCTCCGCCGTGCTCGCCTCCATCGCGGAGGCCTCCGGCGGGGACGTGGAACGGGCCCTGACGCTGGGGCGGGAGGCGGTGGAACTGGCCGAGCAGGCAGGCGACCAGATGTACACCTCCCGCGGGCTGACCGCGCTCGGGCACGCCCAGCTGGTCGCCGGGGACGCCGAGGGCGCGGTCCATTCGCTGCGCCGGGTGCGGGAGCTGGAGCACGGGCTCGGCATCACCGACCCGGCGCGCGGCCGCTGGCACGGCGACCTCGCCGAGGCACTCGTACGGATCGGTGCGCTGGACGAGGCACGGCAACTCCTCGACGTGGCCCGCGAACAGGCGCTGCGCCTGGACCGCGAGAGCGTGCTGGCGGTCCTGGACCGGGCCGAGGCACTGATGCGGGCCGCGCGCGGGGAGCACGAGGCCGCCCTCGCCCAGCTGACGTCGGTGCAGGACCGGCTGGCCAAGCTGGGGTACGCGCTGGAGGAGGCACGCGCCGCGTTCGCGCTGGCGTCGCTGCGCACCGACCGGGCGGGGCCGGCGTCGTACGACGAGGCGGCCCGGCTGTTCCGGCGCTGCCGGGCGCTGCCCTGGGTGCGTCAGGTGGAGGCGGCCGCCGTGGCGAGGCGGGTGGAACCGATCAGCCCCCCTGCCGCGTCAGAGGGCCTGGAAGGGCTCGCCGCGATGGAACGTCAGGTCGCCGCACTCGTCATGGAGGGCGCGACCAACCGGGAGATCGCCGCGCGGCTGTTCATCAGTGTGAAGACGGTCGAGGCGACCCTGACCCGGGTCTACCGCAAGCTGGGGATCCGCTCGCGCGTGGATATCGTCCGTTTGGCGGCGCAGCGGCGCGCGAAGTGA
- a CDS encoding helix-turn-helix transcriptional regulator, whose product MTAEASGAVEIRNALVRLRRTTGLPVAFGGLVEPGRRHVRITELSGNATSALSGLPVTSGNGLGGRAVARARPCSVTDYSSSRQISHEYDIPVALEGLRSILAVPVVVRRRVRGVLYGALRTARPLGDRTLDAAMEAARDVEQALAVGDEARSLAAAVRAEPGGDPSTGADWEQVREAHAALRALAPRIADPALRAQLLGVCGLLTPKAQADGVGLAPRELDVLACVAAGATNAVAAQRLGVRAETVKGYLRSAMRKLGAHTRGEAVVAARRAGLLP is encoded by the coding sequence GTGACAGCAGAAGCGTCCGGGGCGGTCGAGATACGCAACGCGCTGGTACGGCTGCGGCGCACGACCGGGCTGCCGGTCGCCTTCGGCGGGCTGGTGGAGCCGGGACGGCGGCATGTGCGCATCACCGAGCTGAGCGGCAACGCGACCTCCGCGCTGAGCGGCCTCCCGGTGACGTCCGGCAACGGCCTGGGCGGCCGGGCGGTCGCGCGCGCCCGGCCGTGCTCCGTGACGGACTACTCCTCGTCCCGGCAGATCAGCCACGAGTACGACATCCCGGTCGCCCTGGAGGGGCTGCGTTCGATACTGGCGGTTCCGGTGGTCGTACGACGTCGGGTGCGGGGTGTGCTGTACGGCGCTCTGCGCACCGCCCGGCCGCTGGGCGACCGCACCCTGGACGCGGCGATGGAGGCGGCGCGGGACGTGGAGCAGGCGCTGGCCGTCGGGGACGAGGCGCGGAGCCTGGCGGCGGCCGTGCGTGCCGAGCCCGGCGGGGATCCCTCGACGGGCGCCGACTGGGAGCAGGTGCGGGAGGCGCATGCGGCGCTGCGGGCGCTGGCCCCACGGATCGCCGACCCGGCGCTGCGGGCGCAGCTGCTCGGCGTGTGCGGGCTGCTGACCCCGAAGGCGCAGGCCGACGGGGTGGGCCTGGCCCCCCGTGAGCTGGATGTGCTGGCGTGTGTGGCCGCGGGAGCGACGAACGCGGTGGCCGCTCAGCGGCTCGGGGTCCGGGCCGAGACGGTCAAGGGCTATCTGCGGTCGGCGATGCGGAAGCTCGGGGCCCACACGCGCGGGGAGGCGGTGGTCGCGGCTCGCCGGGCGGGGCTGTTGCCGTAG
- a CDS encoding AMP-binding protein, with protein MTTATEAFRSARDFLLEHREDYARAYEGFSWPRPEHFNWALDWFDVIADGNDRTALHIVEEDGTEVRVSFAEMSERSDRVATWLRERGVAAEDRILVMLGNQAELWETALAAMKLRAVVIPATPLLGPADLRDRVERGRVRHVIVRAEDTAKFDDVPGGFTRIAVGGLPEEGWEPYEDAYVAPAEFLPDGPTLADDPLMLYFTSGTTARPKLVEHTHTSYPIGHLSTLYWIGLQPGDVHLNISSPGWAKHAWSNLFAPWNAEATVFIHNYTRFDAGRLMAEMDRAGVTTFCAPPTVWRMLIQADLTELRTPPREVVAAGEPLNPEVIEQVRRAWGVTIRDGFGQTETAVQVANSPGQRLKTGSMGRPSPGYRVELLDPVTGAPGAVEGEIALDLSGRPVGLMTGYHGDPDRTAQAMAGGYYRTGDIGSRDADGYITYVGRSDDVFKASDYKISPFELESALLEHEAVAEAAVVPAPDELRLAVPKAYVVLAEGWQPGPDTAKVLFEHSREVLAPYKRIRRLEFAPLPKTVSGKIRRIELREATAAGSADEYREEDFR; from the coding sequence ATGACGACGGCGACGGAGGCCTTCCGGAGCGCGCGGGACTTCCTGCTGGAGCACCGCGAGGACTACGCGAGGGCGTACGAGGGCTTCAGCTGGCCCCGGCCCGAGCACTTCAACTGGGCGCTCGACTGGTTCGACGTCATCGCCGACGGCAACGACCGGACCGCCCTGCACATCGTCGAGGAGGACGGCACCGAGGTCCGCGTCTCCTTCGCCGAGATGTCCGAGCGTTCGGACCGGGTGGCCACCTGGCTGCGCGAGCGGGGCGTCGCCGCCGAGGACCGGATCCTCGTCATGCTCGGCAACCAGGCCGAGCTGTGGGAGACGGCCCTCGCGGCGATGAAGCTGCGCGCCGTCGTCATCCCGGCCACCCCGCTGCTCGGCCCCGCCGACCTGCGCGACCGCGTCGAGCGGGGCCGGGTCAGGCACGTGATCGTGCGCGCCGAGGACACCGCCAAGTTCGACGACGTCCCCGGCGGCTTCACCCGTATCGCCGTCGGCGGACTGCCCGAGGAGGGCTGGGAGCCGTACGAGGACGCGTACGTCGCCCCGGCCGAGTTCCTCCCGGACGGCCCCACCCTCGCCGACGACCCGCTGATGCTGTACTTCACCTCGGGCACCACCGCCCGCCCCAAGCTGGTCGAGCACACCCACACCTCGTACCCGATCGGCCACCTGTCGACCCTGTACTGGATCGGCTTGCAGCCCGGCGACGTGCACCTGAACATCTCCTCGCCCGGCTGGGCCAAGCACGCCTGGTCGAACCTGTTCGCGCCGTGGAACGCCGAGGCGACCGTCTTCATCCACAACTACACGCGCTTCGACGCGGGCCGCCTGATGGCCGAGATGGACCGCGCCGGTGTCACCACCTTCTGCGCCCCGCCGACCGTCTGGCGCATGCTCATCCAGGCCGACCTGACCGAGCTGCGCACCCCGCCGCGCGAGGTCGTGGCCGCCGGCGAGCCCCTGAACCCCGAGGTCATCGAGCAGGTCCGGCGCGCCTGGGGCGTCACCATCCGGGACGGCTTCGGGCAGACCGAGACGGCCGTGCAGGTCGCCAACAGCCCGGGGCAGCGGCTCAAGACCGGCTCGATGGGGCGGCCGAGCCCCGGGTACCGGGTCGAATTGCTGGACCCGGTGACGGGCGCGCCGGGTGCCGTCGAGGGCGAGATCGCCCTCGACCTGTCGGGGCGGCCCGTCGGCCTGATGACCGGCTACCACGGCGACCCGGACCGTACGGCGCAGGCGATGGCCGGCGGCTACTACCGCACCGGCGACATCGGTTCGCGGGACGCCGACGGCTACATCACCTACGTCGGCCGCTCCGACGACGTGTTCAAGGCCTCCGACTACAAGATCAGCCCCTTCGAGCTGGAGAGCGCGCTCCTGGAGCACGAGGCGGTCGCCGAGGCCGCCGTGGTGCCCGCCCCGGACGAGCTGCGCCTGGCCGTGCCCAAGGCGTACGTCGTCCTCGCCGAGGGATGGCAGCCGGGCCCCGACACGGCGAAGGTGCTGTTCGAGCACTCCCGAGAGGTCCTCGCCCCGTACAAGCGCATCCGCCGCCTGGAGTTCGCGCCGCTGCCGAAGACCGTCTCGGGCAAGATCCGCCGGATCGAGCTGCGCGAGGCCACGGCCGCGGGCTCGGCGGACGAGTACCGCGAGGAGGACTTCCGGTGA
- a CDS encoding AMP-binding protein, whose amino-acid sequence MTSESSPSSYTHGTSDTSLLGDTIGANLDRAVAAWPEREALVDVPSGRRWTYAQFAADVEELARALVASGVAKGDRVGIWAVNCPEWVLVQYATARIGAIMVNINPAYRTHEVEYVLKQAGISLLFASLRHRTSDYRAMVEQVRGRCPQLRETVHIGDPSWEALLGRAGPDAPYEELSCDDPVNIQYTSGTTGFPKGATLSHHNILNNGYFVGEAVAYTEQDRICIPVPFYHCFGMVMGNLAATSHGACMVIPGPSFEPKATLEAVQRERCTSLYGVPTMFIAELNLADFASYDLTSLRTGIMAGSPCPVEVMKRVVAEMHMEEVSICYGMTETSPVSLQTRRDDDLEHRTGTVGRVLPHIEVKIVDPATGVTRPRGTAGELCTRGYSVMLGYWNEPEKTAESVDPGRWMHTGDLAVMREDGYVEIVGRIKDMIIRGGENIYPREIEEFLYGHPRIRDVQVVGVPHERYGEEVLACVIPHDPSEPPTLEDVRAFCEGQLAHYKVPSRLQILDSFPMTVSGKVRKIELREKYAGE is encoded by the coding sequence GTGACCTCCGAATCGTCTCCGTCGTCGTACACACACGGTACGAGCGACACGAGCCTGCTCGGTGACACGATCGGCGCCAACCTGGACCGGGCGGTCGCGGCCTGGCCGGAGCGCGAGGCGCTCGTCGACGTACCGTCCGGACGCCGCTGGACGTACGCCCAATTCGCGGCGGACGTCGAGGAGTTGGCGCGGGCGCTGGTCGCGAGCGGGGTCGCGAAGGGCGACCGGGTGGGTATCTGGGCGGTCAACTGCCCCGAGTGGGTGCTCGTCCAGTACGCCACCGCCCGGATCGGCGCGATCATGGTGAACATCAACCCGGCGTACCGCACCCACGAGGTCGAGTACGTCCTCAAACAGGCGGGGATCTCCCTGTTGTTCGCCTCGCTCCGCCACAGGACGAGCGACTACCGGGCGATGGTCGAGCAGGTGCGGGGCAGGTGCCCGCAGTTGCGGGAGACGGTCCACATCGGGGACCCGAGCTGGGAGGCGCTGCTCGGGCGAGCGGGCCCCGACGCCCCGTACGAGGAACTCTCCTGCGACGACCCCGTCAACATCCAGTACACGTCGGGCACGACGGGCTTCCCCAAGGGGGCCACCCTCTCCCACCACAACATCCTCAACAACGGCTATTTCGTGGGTGAGGCGGTCGCCTACACCGAGCAGGACCGGATCTGCATCCCGGTGCCCTTCTACCACTGCTTCGGCATGGTGATGGGCAACCTGGCGGCCACCTCGCACGGGGCCTGCATGGTCATCCCGGGCCCGTCGTTCGAGCCGAAGGCCACCCTGGAGGCCGTCCAGCGGGAGCGCTGCACCTCCCTGTACGGCGTCCCGACGATGTTCATCGCGGAGCTGAACCTCGCCGACTTCGCGAGCTACGACCTCACGTCCCTGCGCACCGGCATCATGGCGGGCTCGCCCTGCCCGGTCGAGGTGATGAAACGGGTGGTCGCCGAGATGCACATGGAGGAGGTCTCCATCTGCTACGGCATGACCGAGACGTCCCCGGTGTCGCTCCAGACCCGCAGGGACGACGACCTGGAGCACCGCACCGGCACGGTGGGACGCGTCCTGCCGCACATCGAGGTCAAGATCGTCGACCCGGCCACCGGCGTGACCCGACCCCGCGGCACCGCGGGCGAGTTGTGCACCCGCGGCTACAGCGTGATGCTCGGCTACTGGAACGAGCCCGAGAAGACCGCCGAGTCCGTCGACCCCGGCCGCTGGATGCACACCGGGGACCTGGCGGTGATGCGCGAGGACGGGTACGTCGAGATCGTCGGCCGCATCAAGGACATGATCATCCGGGGCGGCGAGAACATCTACCCGCGCGAGATCGAGGAGTTCCTCTACGGCCACCCGAGGATCAGGGACGTCCAGGTCGTGGGCGTACCGCACGAACGCTACGGCGAGGAGGTCCTCGCGTGCGTCATCCCGCACGACCCGTCCGAGCCGCCGACCCTGGAGGACGTGCGCGCCTTCTGCGAGGGGCAACTGGCCCACTACAAGGTGCCGAGCAGGCTCCAGATCCTCGACTCCTTCCCGATGACGGTGTCCGGGAAGGTACGGAAGATCGAGCTGCGAGAGAAATACGCCGGCGAATAG